TCTCCTCATCTCCTCGGAATTGAGGCTGGGGACGTCGATCCGCCCTGAGTCGCGCACATGGTGGATGCTAATCGAGCCGTAGGCAGCAGCTTCCCTACATTTGCCAAGAAGACGCCCACGAAGCTCACCCGAACTACCACGCCGAACGCAAAGGATATCAAGCCCGTCAAagcctcgcccgccgctGTCCAATCCCCCGCCGCAATTGACCCGCTATCCCAGGTTCGTTACCATCATGGACACCGCCAGGCGGGTCGTATACCAGCTGTTAACCTCCCACAGCACATTCTGATGCGAACAAACACCGATCACACAGTCCCCCCTCAGCTCCGGAGACGACCCGATAGTCCGGCCCTCGACCCTGAGCAGCCACCAAAACTTCCACTACATGCTTTCGATGCCAACAAAGACAAAAGGTAAGTTCCGCACCCAACCGGCTTGTTCATATGCCTTCGCTAACAGAGCCACAGGAAAGGACCGTCATTCTTGAGCCGGCTGAGCATGCGAGGCGGACGTCGAcgcgacgatgacgaggattCTGTCTTCAGTGACCACCGTATCGATGGGACGAACGCCCCAGCCTTTTCTTCTGTCATTGGCTCGGGGTACATACCTCACCACAAGGAGCCACCGCGATACATCCGCGTCAAGGCACGCAACAAGAAAACTCGAGAGTTCAACCGAATGTTCCTCGCCCAAGAGCTTTTGATCCCACGAAACGAAACACACGACGATAAGAGCACGACCGTGTCAGTGTCGAGCGACACCAGGCGACCGAACAATAGCGGAGCTGTCTGGGCCACTGAGTTCAGCACCGATGGCAAGTACTTTGCTGCCGCAGGAAAAGATCAAGTCGTGAGGGTTTGGGCTGTGATTTCCACGCATGAggagcgacggcggcatgaagaagaagaaaacgcCAACCATGGTGAAAGACTGAGCGCGCCCGTTTTTCGAAGCAAGCCAGTACACGAATTCCACGGACATACCGGCGAGGTTCTTGACCTCAGCTGGAGCAAGAACAACTTCTtattgtcgtcgtcgatggacAAGACAGTGCGTCTCTGGCACATCAGCAGAAAGGAGTGTCTTTGCACGTTCAAACACAAGGATTTTGTCACCTCGATTGCCTTTCACCCCACCGACGACCGGTTCTTCCTCGCGGGATCCCTAGACTCGACATTACGTCTGTGGAGCATCCCAGACAAGTCAGTGGCCTATTCCGTTCAGTTGTCCGACCTCATCACGGCAGTGGCCTTTTCGCCCGATGGGAAGACGGCCATCGCTGGAGGCCTCTCGGGAATGTGTATGTTCCATGACACCGAGGGCCTCAAACAAACCACTCAGCTGCATGTCCGTTCATCCAGGGGCAAGAATGCTAAGGGAAGCAAAATCACCGGCATCAAGACGATGATGTATGAtggcgaggccaaggtctTGATCACGTCGAACGATTCGAGGGTTCGCATTTATGATCTGCGCGACAAGACCCTGGACTCCAAGTTCAAGGGTTACGAAAATACCTGCAGCCAGATTCACGCCGATTTCAGCGACACCGGACATTGGATCGTTTCTGGAAGCGAGGACAAGAGAGTGTATATCTGGTCGGTAAATTCTGCCGAGTCGGATAAGGACAAGCCATGCGAGTATTTCGAAGCGCATTCTGATCGAGTATCAACGGCAGTGTTTGCACCAAAAAAGTCACGGCAGCTTCTTGGCGGTTCGGGGGATCCTCTATACGACCTTTGTAATCCTCCGCCGGTGACTCTTATGAGTCTTGAGGAGTCCATCGCTAGCCAAACGGGCAATTCGGACGACGAAAGACCGCAAATCAAGAAGCCTGAGGAATCACCAGCATACATTGAAAAGTCGAAGCACTATGACGGCCAAATTCTGGTGACTACGGACCAATCTGGAGTTATCAAGGTTTTCCGACAAGATTGCGCATACCTTAAGCGCCGACATGAAAACTGGGAAACCGGCTCGACCTTTTCTCGCCGGCTGGGAGGCAGCGTTTTGGGACGTAGCGGAAGCGTCGCAACGCGTACGAGCGTCGGCAGTCATCCCCGATCTCGCCGCGGGTCAATGTCACGCCTGGCGGCACCTGGCGCTGCTCAGCTAAGCTCCGATATTAACACTTGGCGTCATGGAATTGAAAATGGTCGTCCAACCTCGGTGATCATCACTCCATCCCAAAGCGAgcgctcgacgtcgccgactAAGACTTCGCACACGCCCATCGACACAAGCACTGCGAATCTTGCGTCTGGGGCTCGGAAAAAACCGTATAGCGCGTCGTCGCAGCCGACACGTCCGCAACTCCCGGCCAGTCCCACGTCGAGCCGGGCTTCCCGCGACCGAGCTCCGTCCATCCCCCCTACACCGAGTTTCTCGTTCGTATCGGCAGATGACGATGAGAGCGACGAGCTGCGGCTTGATCCCGCAGGGGCCAGCTATTCTTTTTGGAACTTGAACCGATGGAAAGGCATCTCATCTCTGAGGTCCTCGGTATCATTCAGCAACATCAACACATCGCAGGCGCAAGTAGGACAGGGGCGAAACAGCATGAGCACGGCCGATACCACACAGACAACCATTAGCAATAATACCAAGGCTTCCAGACGCAAGAGTATCGGCCCCGTCGTGTACAACAAGACGGTTGAGGAAGAGCAAAACGGTACGACGAAGATTATAGAGGACACGACCGCCAAGGCAGAGGGAGATGGCCAGCTTCTGCGACCAGTTGGCAATAGGTCCGACAGTCGGACCCGTAATTCTGTTATCAGCCGTTTGAGCTCCGAGTACAACagcgaggacggcgagcaaCTCTCCTGTCAGAAATGCGCGAGCAAGGACTTCAAGGCAAAGAGAGTGGGGGGCAGGCAGCGGCTCATTTGCGTAAAGTGTGGCAAGCTAGTTGACGACGGCATGCAATAATTGAGATGAGGGCGAAAGAGAAGGTAGCTTCTTTGATGACAAGCAGGGACtggttttttctttttccgTAGCGATGGATTTGACGTTTTGGGCACACATGATCAGGCGCATCTATCACGAGCAAGGATACccacgcacgcacacacacacacatacacacaacGGCTGAGAGGGGAAATCAGGGACGACAGCATTTTCTTGGATACACAGACACGAGGGTCTTTccgaaagaaagaaacaaaTTATTATTCTTTGGGTCATATGTCGCGGAAGTTCGGCAGCCAGCAAAGCAAAGTGGCGTTACTTGGAAGGTACAGCGGTATTTCAAGCGGGCGCATAAAAAAGCTTCCACACGCACGGAAACGGAATGAAATAAATTGGTGTCATGAAAACTTGATAGCTAGCGTTCGTCCCCGATGCAATACCGCAAGCGCCGGCGAGGGTGTAGAATATGGCGAAGACAGGTGGGTGAGTAGTAACAAACATCATCCCCGCAAGGACATTTTCCAGTCCGACCTTGGGCCAGTATTGACGCCGAGGGTGTAGCCGCCAGAGACGGTGGAACCGTCATCAGGCTTGGCCTCCTTAACGTCCGCGGCTTCCGTCTTCTTGTTGGcttcggccttcttcgcggccgcctcggccgcctcggtcTCCTTTCTCCTGGCAAGCCCGCTCAGCTCCTGGACGGTGGCCTGCAGGGTCCTTGGATCGGCGCCTCGGACGACGCTGCGGCCGCCGTTGTAAGGTTGGCCCTTTTCGAAGAACATGAAGGTCGGCATAGCCGTGACGCCATATCGGCGTGCGACGTCCTGGGCAGCGTCGACGTTGACCTTAACAAAGGCAAGGGAGCCGGGCCGGCAGTGATTGTCGGAGAGGGACTCGTAGATGGGTTTGATGGCGTGACAAGGGCCGCACCAGTCCGCGTAGAAATTGACGACCACGTAGGTGTTGGCCGACAGCAGGCCACTGAATTATGACGTTCTCGAAGTCAACCCCCTGGCCGATCCCGCCGCAATCTCTTTGGCGGCGGGTGGCAACGATGGCGAATAACTAGTAATGGCAGAAGGGGTGATGAACTGGTTATGACGAGTCTCCGGATGGGTGTGATTTATGATGCCAATTGGGTGAATCTCTGCGTGCCTTAGACTGGAATTTTCAGGTCTTGGAGATGTATATATCCAGAGGAGCCCTTGTTTATTGCCTTACGGCTTTGATGGTATTCCGCTTCAATTTGTCAGGATGACAGAAGGAGAAGAGTGAGGGCATTCAGCAACAGCGGCGACTATCCCATCAGCTTCCGGCGGCAACACAAGACCGGGGCTTTGCGCCGAAGAAGGAACCTTCCAGGTGGCTGCAGCGTTGGGCTAGCGCAACGGCTCTCTAACTTTGCTTCATTGGCCCTGCATCAGTAATTCATTCCATCACCCCCCCATGATTTCGGGTTCCTTCATTTGTCACCTACTCACTTCTGTCTCCCCGTCGCTGTGCCCCCACCATTGACTGCATGGGCATGCGCGTGCGCATGGTTTCTTCCGTTTTGCAGAGCATCTGGCTTCCACGATTTTCAGTTCCGCAAACGGCCGGCTGCATGTGCATCAGATCGTTGACGCAACTCGGAGATGCAGGTTGCCGGTGCATCTTGTCGAAATCACTGGACCCAAACGGATTCCCGTCGTGGAGCCTTTGGCTGCTGTTCATCTTTCCGCTGACGGTGCGTCGGAGGCTGGTCAGGTTTGGTCATTTGTAGACTAGACTGTCCGCCCTGCCGCTCGTTGACATCCCTCTGCACCATGGTGCTCTTCAAAGGGCGCTCACACACATCAGGTCAGTATTTGACATTGTGCTGTCTGGATGGCTACCCATGCCGTTTCTCATTTTAATCCGGTTATTAAATGACGGCAGCTCTCTTACATCTTACTGACCGGGACCTTACAGTTACGTACCGCGTGTCCATCTATCGCTCTTATGCCGGCTGTCGTTTCTTTGGGGAAATGTTCACGGCATTCCGACAACGATCCAAAGATCCGCGAGCCAAGGTGCCGCTTAGAGTCGTCGGTTcctgcctctctctcactctctgACAATATGCGGTCGATCCCTACCCATCGTTGAGTGCCATAAACATAGGGCGCCGTCCGACTCTGGCTCA
The genomic region above belongs to Colletotrichum higginsianum IMI 349063 chromosome 2, whole genome shotgun sequence and contains:
- a CDS encoding WD repeat domain-containing protein, translated to MSTPTSAIKSMDAGRRDDGQQPQPTLPLVPEPRLSTPASRESSSTVQKSPGGSDSHGSSFPTFAKKTPTKLTRTTTPNAKDIKPVKASPAAVQSPAAIDPLSQLRRRPDSPALDPEQPPKLPLHAFDANKDKRKGPSFLSRLSMRGGRRRDDDEDSVFSDHRIDGTNAPAFSSVIGSGYIPHHKEPPRYIRVKARNKKTREFNRMFLAQELLIPRNETHDDKSTTVSVSSDTRRPNNSGAVWATEFSTDGKYFAAAGKDQVVRVWAVISTHEERRRHEEEENANHGERLSAPVFRSKPVHEFHGHTGEVLDLSWSKNNFLLSSSMDKTVRLWHISRKECLCTFKHKDFVTSIAFHPTDDRFFLAGSLDSTLRLWSIPDKSVAYSVQLSDLITAVAFSPDGKTAIAGGLSGMCMFHDTEGLKQTTQLHVRSSRGKNAKGSKITGIKTMMYDGEAKVLITSNDSRVRIYDLRDKTLDSKFKGYENTCSQIHADFSDTGHWIVSGSEDKRVYIWSVNSAESDKDKPCEYFEAHSDRVSTAVFAPKKSRQLLGGSGDPLYDLCNPPPVTLMSLEESIASQTGNSDDERPQIKKPEESPAYIEKSKHYDGQILVTTDQSGVIKVFRQDCAYLKRRHENWETGSTFSRRLGGSVLGRSGSVATRTSVGSHPRSRRGSMSRLAAPGAAQLSSDINTWRHGIENGRPTSVIITPSQSERSTSPTKTSHTPIDTSTANLASGARKKPYSASSQPTRPQLPASPTSSRASRDRAPSIPPTPSFSFVSADDDESDELRLDPAGASYSFWNLNRWKGISSLRSSVSFSNINTSQAQVGQGRNSMSTADTTQTTISNNTKASRRKSIGPVVYNKTVEEEQNGTTKIIEDTTAKAEGDGQLLRPVGNRSDSRTRNSVISRLSSEYNSEDGEQLSCQKCASKDFKAKRVGGRQRLICVKCGKLVDDGMQ
- a CDS encoding Thioredoxin, which translates into the protein MPTFMFFEKGQPYNGGRSVVRGADPRTLQATVQELSGLARRKETEAAEAAAKKAEANKKTEAADVKEAKPDDGSTVSGGYTLGVNTGPRSDWKMSLRG